A window of Castanea sativa cultivar Marrone di Chiusa Pesio chromosome 1, ASM4071231v1 contains these coding sequences:
- the LOC142621748 gene encoding vacuolar protein sorting-associated protein 32 homolog 1-like — translation MFNRLFGKPKQETNALSTLDKLNETLEMLEKKEKVLLKKAAAEVEKAKEFTRAKNKRAAIQCLKRKRLYEQQIEQLGNFQLRIHDQMILLEGAKATTETVDALRTGASAMKAMQKATNIDDVDKTMDEINEQTENMKQIQEALSTPIGATADFDEDELEAELEELEGAELEEELLKPATTAPAAPVQVPAGPQRNRPTPKPTAEDDELAALQAEMAL, via the exons ATGTTTAACCGGCTTTTTGGAAAACCTAAACAGGAAACCAATGCTCTCTCCACGTTAGATAAATTAAACGAG ACACTTGAAATGCTAGAGAAAAAGGAGAAAGTACTTTTAAAAAAGGCAGCTGCAGAGGTtgaaaaggcaaaggaattcACCAGAGCTAAGAACAAAAGGG CGGCTATACAATGTTTGAAGAGGAAGAGGCTATATGAACAGCAAATAGAGCAGCTTGGGAATTTCCAATTGCGAATCCATGATCAG ATGATATTGTTAGAAGGTGCAAAAGCAACTACTGAAACTGTAGATGCATTGAGAACTGGAGCTTCTGCGATGAAGGCAATGCAGAAAGCAAC GAATATTGATGATGTGGACAAGACCATGGATGAGATCAATGAGCAGACTGAGAACATGAAACAGATTCAGGAAGCATTGTCAACTCCGATTGGTGCAACAGCCGATTTTGATGAG GATGAGTTGGAAGCTGAACTTGAAGAACTGGAAGGTGCTGAGCTGGAAGAAGAACTTCTTAAGCCCGCAACTACTGCTCCTGCAGCTCCAGTGCAGGTCCCAGCAGGCCCTCAACGAAACCGTCCTACTCCAAAGCCTACAGCTGAGGATGATGAACTGGCTGCACTACAGGCTGAGATGGCACTATAA
- the LOC142607047 gene encoding meiotic nuclear division protein 1 homolog isoform X1 produces MSKKRGLSLEEKREKMLQIFYESQDFFLLKELEKLGPRKGVISQSVKDVVQSLVDDDLVSKDKIGTSVYFWSLPSCAGNQLRNVYHKLESDLQSSKKRLAELVDQCNALKRGREESDEREEALAELKAIEKNYLALKDQMGQYMENDPAAFDAMKEAIEITHAAANRWTDNIFTLRQWCSNKFPEAKEQLENMYKEVGITDDFDYLELSAVPLGAAAD; encoded by the exons ATG TCTAAGAAAAGGGGTCTTTCATTGGAAGAGAAGCGTGAGAAGAtgcttcaaatattttatgagtCTCAAGACTTCTTCCTT CTAAAGGAGCTTGAGAAGTTGGGCCCCAGGAAAGGTGTGATTAGTCAGTCTGTGAAAGATGTTGTCCAAAGTTTAGTGGATGATGACCTTGTTTCGAAAGACAAGATAGGAACTTCT gtATACTTTTGGAGCCTTCCTAGTTGTGCTGGAAATCAG CTGAGGAATGTGTATCACAAACTTGAATCTGATCTCCAAAGCAGTAAGAAGCGGCTTGCAGAACTAGTTGACCAGTGTAATGCACTAAAGAGGGGACGAGAGGAATCT GATGAACGTGAGGAGGCCTTAGCTGAGCTAAAAGCCATTGAGAAAAATTATCTTGCGCTGAAG GATCAGATGGGACAGTATATGGAAAATGATCCAGCTGCCTTTGATGCAATGA AGGAGGCAATTGAAATCACCCATGCAGCAGCTAACAGATGGACAG ATAACATCTTCACACTGCGGCAGTGGTGTTCAAACAAGTTTCCTGAGGCCAAAGAGCAGCTTGAAAACATGTACAAGGAG GTTGGAATAACTGATGATTTTGACTATTTGGAGTTATCAGCAGTTCCACTTGGTGCAGCTGCTGATTAG
- the LOC142607047 gene encoding meiotic nuclear division protein 1 homolog isoform X2, translating to MLQIFYESQDFFLLKELEKLGPRKGVISQSVKDVVQSLVDDDLVSKDKIGTSVYFWSLPSCAGNQLRNVYHKLESDLQSSKKRLAELVDQCNALKRGREESDEREEALAELKAIEKNYLALKDQMGQYMENDPAAFDAMKEAIEITHAAANRWTDNIFTLRQWCSNKFPEAKEQLENMYKEVGITDDFDYLELSAVPLGAAAD from the exons AtgcttcaaatattttatgagtCTCAAGACTTCTTCCTT CTAAAGGAGCTTGAGAAGTTGGGCCCCAGGAAAGGTGTGATTAGTCAGTCTGTGAAAGATGTTGTCCAAAGTTTAGTGGATGATGACCTTGTTTCGAAAGACAAGATAGGAACTTCT gtATACTTTTGGAGCCTTCCTAGTTGTGCTGGAAATCAG CTGAGGAATGTGTATCACAAACTTGAATCTGATCTCCAAAGCAGTAAGAAGCGGCTTGCAGAACTAGTTGACCAGTGTAATGCACTAAAGAGGGGACGAGAGGAATCT GATGAACGTGAGGAGGCCTTAGCTGAGCTAAAAGCCATTGAGAAAAATTATCTTGCGCTGAAG GATCAGATGGGACAGTATATGGAAAATGATCCAGCTGCCTTTGATGCAATGA AGGAGGCAATTGAAATCACCCATGCAGCAGCTAACAGATGGACAG ATAACATCTTCACACTGCGGCAGTGGTGTTCAAACAAGTTTCCTGAGGCCAAAGAGCAGCTTGAAAACATGTACAAGGAG GTTGGAATAACTGATGATTTTGACTATTTGGAGTTATCAGCAGTTCCACTTGGTGCAGCTGCTGATTAG